In a single window of the Notamacropus eugenii isolate mMacEug1 chromosome 4, mMacEug1.pri_v2, whole genome shotgun sequence genome:
- the AP1B1 gene encoding AP-1 complex subunit beta-1 isoform X1, producing the protein MTDSKYFTTTKKGEIFELKAELNSDKKEKKKEAVKKVIASMTVGKDVSALFPDVVNCMQTDNLELKKLVYLYLMNYAKSQPDMAIMAVNTFVKDCEDPNPLIRALAVRTMGCIRVDKITEYLCEPLRKCLKDEDPYVRKTAAVCVAKLHDINAQLVEDQGFLDTLKDLISDSNPMVVANAVAALSEIAESHPSSNLLDLNPQSINKLLTALNECTEWGQIFILDCLANYMPKDDREAQSICERVTPRLSHANSAVVLSAVKVLMKFMEMLSKDLDYYGTLLKKLAPPLVTLLSAEPELQYVALRNINLIVQKRPEILKHEMKVFFVKYNDPIYVKLEKLDIMIRLASQANIAQVLAELKEYATEVDVDFVRKAVRAIGRCAIKVEQSAERCVSTLLDLIQTKVNYVVQEAIVVIKDIFRKYPNKYESVIATLCENLDSLDEPEARAAMIWIVGEYAERIDNADELLESFLEGFHDESTQVQLQLLTAIVKLFLKKPTETQELVQQVLSLATQDSDNPDLRDRGYIYWRLLSTDPVAAKEVVLAEKPLISEETDLIEPTLLDELICYIGTLASVYHKPPSAFVEGSRGVVHKSLPPRTGSSESAESPEAAPTSAPSGEQPAVIPAQGDLLGDLLNLDLGPPVSGPPLTTAPVQMGAVDLLGGGLDSLMGDETEGPRGDVSGSPAMGGTNFAAPPTGTLPANLGAPIGGGLGDLFDLTSGVGSLSGSYVAPKAVWLPAMKAKGLEISGTFTRQVGSISMDLLLTNKALQVMSDFAIQFNRNSFGLAPAAPLQVHAPLSPNQTVEISLPLNTVGSVMKMDPLNNLQVAVKNNIDVFYFSTLYPLHILFVEDGKMERQMFLATWKDIPNENEAQFQIKDCSLNAEAVSSRLQASNIFTIAKRNVEGQDMLYQSLKLSNGIWVLAELRIQPGNPSFTLSLKCRAPEVSQHVYQAYETILKN; encoded by the exons ATGACTGACTCCAAGTATTTCACCACTACCAAGAAAG GGGAGATCTTTGAGCTGAAGGCAGAGCTCAATAGtgacaagaaggaaaagaagaaggaggctGTGAAGAAAGTGATCGCATCCATGACTGTGGGCAAAGACGTCAG CGCCCTCTTCCCTGATGTGGTCAACTGTATGCAGACCGACAACCTTGAGCTGAAGAAGCTGGTGTACCTGTACCTGATGAATTATGCCAAAAGCCAGCCAGACATGGCCATCATGGCTGTCAACACTTTTGTGAAG GATTGTGAAGATCCCAACCCCCTGATCCGGGCCCTGGCTGTGCGCACCATGGGCTGCATTCGAGTGGATAAGATTACTGAATACCTGTGTGAGCCTCTCCGCAAGTGCCTGAAGGACGAGGACCCCTACGTGCGCAAGACTGCTGCTGTGTGTGTGGCCAAGCTGCATGACATCAACGCCCAGCTGGTGGAGGACCAAGGCTTCCTGGACACCCTCAAGGATCTCATCTCAGACTCCAACCCCATG GTCGTGGCCAATGCTGTGGCTGCCCTCTCAGAGATAGCCGAGTCTCACCCAAGCAGTAACCTCTTGGACCTCAACCCACAATCGATCAACAAGCTGTTGACAGCCTTGAATGAGTGCACAGAGTGGGGGCAGATCTTTATCTTGGACTGCCTGGCTAACTACATGCCCAAAGATGACCGAGAAGCCCAGAG CATCTGCGAGCGTGTGACCCCCCGGCTCTCTCATGCCAACTCAGCCGTGGTACTGTCAGCGGTGAAGGTGCTGATGAAATTTATGGAGATGCTCTCAAAGGACCTGGACTACTATGGCACACTCCTTAAGAAGCTGGCGCCTCCCCTGGTCACCCTGCTGTCAGCGGAACCGGAGCTGCAGTACGTGGCCCTGCGCAACATCAACCTCATCGTGCAGAAAAG GCCTGAGATTCTGAAACATGAGATGAAGGTCTTTTTCGTCAAGTACAATGATCCCATCTATGTAAAGCTAGAAAAATTGGACATCATGATTCGCCTGGCCTCCCAAGCCAACATTGCCCAG GTGCTGGCGGAACTGAAGGAGTATGCCACAGAAGTGGACGTGGACTTTGTGCGCAAGGCCGTCCGCGCCATTGGCCGCTGTGCCATCAAGGTGGAG CAATCTGCAGAGCGCTGTGTGAGCACACTGCTGGACCTGATCCAGACCAAGGTCAACTATGTGGTGCAGGAAGCCATTGTGGTGATCAAGGACATCTTCCGCAAGTACCCCAACAA GTATGAGAGTGTAATTGCCACTCTGTGTGAGAATCTGGACTCCTTGGATGAGCCAGAGGCGCGGGCAGCCATGATCTGGATTGTGGGCGAGTACGCAGAGCGCATCGACAATGCCGATGAGCTGCTGGAGAGCTTCCTGGAAGGCTTTCATGATGAGAGCACCCAG GTCCAGCTCCAGCTGCTGACGGCCATTGTGAAGCTCTTCCTGAAAAAGCCAACCGAGACCCAGGAACTGGTGCAGCAAGTCCTCAGCCTGGCTACCCAG GACTCTGATAACCCTGATCTACGGGACCGAGGCTACATCTATTGGCGCCTGCTCTCCACAGACCCCGTGGCGGCGAAGGAGGTGGTCCTGGCTGAGAAGCCACTGATCTCAGAGGAGACCGACCTCATTGAACCCACGCTCCTCGATGAACTCATCTGTTATATTGGCACACTAGCCTCAGTCTACCACAAGCCCCCCAGTGCCTTTGTGGAGGGCAGTCGGGGAGTGGTGCATAAGAGCCTGCCTCCACGCACAGGCTC GAGTGAGAGTGCTGAGAGCCCTGAGGCTGCCCCAACCAGTGCACCTTCCGGGGAGCAGCCAGCTGTCATTCCTGCCCAAGGCGACCTCCTCGGGGACCTGCTCAACCTGGACCTGGGCCCCCCTGTCAGCGGGCCCCCACTGACCACAGCCCCTGTCCAGATGGGGGCTGTGGACCTGCTGGGGGGAGGCCTGGACAGCCTG ATGGGTGATGAGACTGAAGGG CCTAGAGGTGATGTGAGTGGCAGCCCTGCA aTGGGTGGCACCAATTTTGCTGCCCCTCCCACGGGAACATTGCCGGCCAACTTGGGGGCCCCGATTGGCGGTGGCTTGGGTGACCTCTTTGACCTGACCAGCGGAGTAGGATCACTGTCAGGCTCCTATGTGGCCCCAAAAGCA GTCTGGCTCCCTGCTATGAAAGCCAAAGGCCTAGAGATCTCAGGGACCTTCACCCGCCAGGTGGGCTCCATCTCCATGGACCTCTTGTTGACCAACAAGGCCCTGCAGGTCATGTCTGATTTTGCCATCCAGTTCAACCGCAACAG CTTTGGCCTGGCCCCTGCAGCTCCCCTCCAGGTCCATGCCCCTCTCAGTCCTAACCAGACAGTGGAGATCTCCCTCCCCCTGAACACCGTGGGCTCAGTCATGAAGATGGATCCTTTGAACAATCTCCAG GTGGCCGTGAAAAACAACATTGATGTGTTCTACTTCAGCACCTTGTACCCACTGCACATCCTCTTTGTGGAAGACGGAAAGATGG AGCGGCAGATGTTCCTGGCCACATGGAAGGACATTCCCAATGAGAATGAGGCCCAGTTCCAGATCAAAGACTGCTCCCTCAATGCAG AGGCCGtgagcagcagactgcaggccaGCAACATCTTTACCATTGCCAAGAGGAACGTGGAGGGTCAGGACATGCTGTACCAGTCCCTGAAGCTGAGCAACGGCATCTGGGTCCTGGCCGAGCTTCGCATCCAGCCTGGCAACCCCAGCTTCACG CTGTCCCTAAAGTGCCGAGCCCCAGAGGTATCTCAGCATGTCTACCAGGCCTACGAAACCATCCTCAAGAACTGA
- the AP1B1 gene encoding AP-1 complex subunit beta-1 isoform X2, protein MTDSKYFTTTKKGEIFELKAELNSDKKEKKKEAVKKVIASMTVGKDVSALFPDVVNCMQTDNLELKKLVYLYLMNYAKSQPDMAIMAVNTFVKDCEDPNPLIRALAVRTMGCIRVDKITEYLCEPLRKCLKDEDPYVRKTAAVCVAKLHDINAQLVEDQGFLDTLKDLISDSNPMVVANAVAALSEIAESHPSSNLLDLNPQSINKLLTALNECTEWGQIFILDCLANYMPKDDREAQSICERVTPRLSHANSAVVLSAVKVLMKFMEMLSKDLDYYGTLLKKLAPPLVTLLSAEPELQYVALRNINLIVQKRPEILKHEMKVFFVKYNDPIYVKLEKLDIMIRLASQANIAQVLAELKEYATEVDVDFVRKAVRAIGRCAIKVEQSAERCVSTLLDLIQTKVNYVVQEAIVVIKDIFRKYPNKYESVIATLCENLDSLDEPEARAAMIWIVGEYAERIDNADELLESFLEGFHDESTQVQLQLLTAIVKLFLKKPTETQELVQQVLSLATQDSDNPDLRDRGYIYWRLLSTDPVAAKEVVLAEKPLISEETDLIEPTLLDELICYIGTLASVYHKPPSAFVEGSRGVVHKSLPPRTGSSESAESPEAAPTSAPSGEQPAVIPAQGDLLGDLLNLDLGPPVSGPPLTTAPVQMGAVDLLGGGLDSLPRGDVSGSPAMGGTNFAAPPTGTLPANLGAPIGGGLGDLFDLTSGVGSLSGSYVAPKAVWLPAMKAKGLEISGTFTRQVGSISMDLLLTNKALQVMSDFAIQFNRNSFGLAPAAPLQVHAPLSPNQTVEISLPLNTVGSVMKMDPLNNLQVAVKNNIDVFYFSTLYPLHILFVEDGKMERQMFLATWKDIPNENEAQFQIKDCSLNAEAVSSRLQASNIFTIAKRNVEGQDMLYQSLKLSNGIWVLAELRIQPGNPSFTLSLKCRAPEVSQHVYQAYETILKN, encoded by the exons ATGACTGACTCCAAGTATTTCACCACTACCAAGAAAG GGGAGATCTTTGAGCTGAAGGCAGAGCTCAATAGtgacaagaaggaaaagaagaaggaggctGTGAAGAAAGTGATCGCATCCATGACTGTGGGCAAAGACGTCAG CGCCCTCTTCCCTGATGTGGTCAACTGTATGCAGACCGACAACCTTGAGCTGAAGAAGCTGGTGTACCTGTACCTGATGAATTATGCCAAAAGCCAGCCAGACATGGCCATCATGGCTGTCAACACTTTTGTGAAG GATTGTGAAGATCCCAACCCCCTGATCCGGGCCCTGGCTGTGCGCACCATGGGCTGCATTCGAGTGGATAAGATTACTGAATACCTGTGTGAGCCTCTCCGCAAGTGCCTGAAGGACGAGGACCCCTACGTGCGCAAGACTGCTGCTGTGTGTGTGGCCAAGCTGCATGACATCAACGCCCAGCTGGTGGAGGACCAAGGCTTCCTGGACACCCTCAAGGATCTCATCTCAGACTCCAACCCCATG GTCGTGGCCAATGCTGTGGCTGCCCTCTCAGAGATAGCCGAGTCTCACCCAAGCAGTAACCTCTTGGACCTCAACCCACAATCGATCAACAAGCTGTTGACAGCCTTGAATGAGTGCACAGAGTGGGGGCAGATCTTTATCTTGGACTGCCTGGCTAACTACATGCCCAAAGATGACCGAGAAGCCCAGAG CATCTGCGAGCGTGTGACCCCCCGGCTCTCTCATGCCAACTCAGCCGTGGTACTGTCAGCGGTGAAGGTGCTGATGAAATTTATGGAGATGCTCTCAAAGGACCTGGACTACTATGGCACACTCCTTAAGAAGCTGGCGCCTCCCCTGGTCACCCTGCTGTCAGCGGAACCGGAGCTGCAGTACGTGGCCCTGCGCAACATCAACCTCATCGTGCAGAAAAG GCCTGAGATTCTGAAACATGAGATGAAGGTCTTTTTCGTCAAGTACAATGATCCCATCTATGTAAAGCTAGAAAAATTGGACATCATGATTCGCCTGGCCTCCCAAGCCAACATTGCCCAG GTGCTGGCGGAACTGAAGGAGTATGCCACAGAAGTGGACGTGGACTTTGTGCGCAAGGCCGTCCGCGCCATTGGCCGCTGTGCCATCAAGGTGGAG CAATCTGCAGAGCGCTGTGTGAGCACACTGCTGGACCTGATCCAGACCAAGGTCAACTATGTGGTGCAGGAAGCCATTGTGGTGATCAAGGACATCTTCCGCAAGTACCCCAACAA GTATGAGAGTGTAATTGCCACTCTGTGTGAGAATCTGGACTCCTTGGATGAGCCAGAGGCGCGGGCAGCCATGATCTGGATTGTGGGCGAGTACGCAGAGCGCATCGACAATGCCGATGAGCTGCTGGAGAGCTTCCTGGAAGGCTTTCATGATGAGAGCACCCAG GTCCAGCTCCAGCTGCTGACGGCCATTGTGAAGCTCTTCCTGAAAAAGCCAACCGAGACCCAGGAACTGGTGCAGCAAGTCCTCAGCCTGGCTACCCAG GACTCTGATAACCCTGATCTACGGGACCGAGGCTACATCTATTGGCGCCTGCTCTCCACAGACCCCGTGGCGGCGAAGGAGGTGGTCCTGGCTGAGAAGCCACTGATCTCAGAGGAGACCGACCTCATTGAACCCACGCTCCTCGATGAACTCATCTGTTATATTGGCACACTAGCCTCAGTCTACCACAAGCCCCCCAGTGCCTTTGTGGAGGGCAGTCGGGGAGTGGTGCATAAGAGCCTGCCTCCACGCACAGGCTC GAGTGAGAGTGCTGAGAGCCCTGAGGCTGCCCCAACCAGTGCACCTTCCGGGGAGCAGCCAGCTGTCATTCCTGCCCAAGGCGACCTCCTCGGGGACCTGCTCAACCTGGACCTGGGCCCCCCTGTCAGCGGGCCCCCACTGACCACAGCCCCTGTCCAGATGGGGGCTGTGGACCTGCTGGGGGGAGGCCTGGACAGCCTG CCTAGAGGTGATGTGAGTGGCAGCCCTGCA aTGGGTGGCACCAATTTTGCTGCCCCTCCCACGGGAACATTGCCGGCCAACTTGGGGGCCCCGATTGGCGGTGGCTTGGGTGACCTCTTTGACCTGACCAGCGGAGTAGGATCACTGTCAGGCTCCTATGTGGCCCCAAAAGCA GTCTGGCTCCCTGCTATGAAAGCCAAAGGCCTAGAGATCTCAGGGACCTTCACCCGCCAGGTGGGCTCCATCTCCATGGACCTCTTGTTGACCAACAAGGCCCTGCAGGTCATGTCTGATTTTGCCATCCAGTTCAACCGCAACAG CTTTGGCCTGGCCCCTGCAGCTCCCCTCCAGGTCCATGCCCCTCTCAGTCCTAACCAGACAGTGGAGATCTCCCTCCCCCTGAACACCGTGGGCTCAGTCATGAAGATGGATCCTTTGAACAATCTCCAG GTGGCCGTGAAAAACAACATTGATGTGTTCTACTTCAGCACCTTGTACCCACTGCACATCCTCTTTGTGGAAGACGGAAAGATGG AGCGGCAGATGTTCCTGGCCACATGGAAGGACATTCCCAATGAGAATGAGGCCCAGTTCCAGATCAAAGACTGCTCCCTCAATGCAG AGGCCGtgagcagcagactgcaggccaGCAACATCTTTACCATTGCCAAGAGGAACGTGGAGGGTCAGGACATGCTGTACCAGTCCCTGAAGCTGAGCAACGGCATCTGGGTCCTGGCCGAGCTTCGCATCCAGCCTGGCAACCCCAGCTTCACG CTGTCCCTAAAGTGCCGAGCCCCAGAGGTATCTCAGCATGTCTACCAGGCCTACGAAACCATCCTCAAGAACTGA
- the AP1B1 gene encoding AP-1 complex subunit beta-1 isoform X3, with translation MTDSKYFTTTKKGEIFELKAELNSDKKEKKKEAVKKVIASMTVGKDVSALFPDVVNCMQTDNLELKKLVYLYLMNYAKSQPDMAIMAVNTFVKDCEDPNPLIRALAVRTMGCIRVDKITEYLCEPLRKCLKDEDPYVRKTAAVCVAKLHDINAQLVEDQGFLDTLKDLISDSNPMVVANAVAALSEIAESHPSSNLLDLNPQSINKLLTALNECTEWGQIFILDCLANYMPKDDREAQSICERVTPRLSHANSAVVLSAVKVLMKFMEMLSKDLDYYGTLLKKLAPPLVTLLSAEPELQYVALRNINLIVQKRPEILKHEMKVFFVKYNDPIYVKLEKLDIMIRLASQANIAQVLAELKEYATEVDVDFVRKAVRAIGRCAIKVEQSAERCVSTLLDLIQTKVNYVVQEAIVVIKDIFRKYPNKYESVIATLCENLDSLDEPEARAAMIWIVGEYAERIDNADELLESFLEGFHDESTQVQLQLLTAIVKLFLKKPTETQELVQQVLSLATQDSDNPDLRDRGYIYWRLLSTDPVAAKEVVLAEKPLISEETDLIEPTLLDELICYIGTLASVYHKPPSAFVEGSRGVVHKSLPPRTGSSESAESPEAAPTSAPSGEQPAVIPAQGDLLGDLLNLDLGPPVSGPPLTTAPVQMGAVDLLGGGLDSLMGGTNFAAPPTGTLPANLGAPIGGGLGDLFDLTSGVGSLSGSYVAPKAVWLPAMKAKGLEISGTFTRQVGSISMDLLLTNKALQVMSDFAIQFNRNSFGLAPAAPLQVHAPLSPNQTVEISLPLNTVGSVMKMDPLNNLQVAVKNNIDVFYFSTLYPLHILFVEDGKMERQMFLATWKDIPNENEAQFQIKDCSLNAEAVSSRLQASNIFTIAKRNVEGQDMLYQSLKLSNGIWVLAELRIQPGNPSFTLSLKCRAPEVSQHVYQAYETILKN, from the exons ATGACTGACTCCAAGTATTTCACCACTACCAAGAAAG GGGAGATCTTTGAGCTGAAGGCAGAGCTCAATAGtgacaagaaggaaaagaagaaggaggctGTGAAGAAAGTGATCGCATCCATGACTGTGGGCAAAGACGTCAG CGCCCTCTTCCCTGATGTGGTCAACTGTATGCAGACCGACAACCTTGAGCTGAAGAAGCTGGTGTACCTGTACCTGATGAATTATGCCAAAAGCCAGCCAGACATGGCCATCATGGCTGTCAACACTTTTGTGAAG GATTGTGAAGATCCCAACCCCCTGATCCGGGCCCTGGCTGTGCGCACCATGGGCTGCATTCGAGTGGATAAGATTACTGAATACCTGTGTGAGCCTCTCCGCAAGTGCCTGAAGGACGAGGACCCCTACGTGCGCAAGACTGCTGCTGTGTGTGTGGCCAAGCTGCATGACATCAACGCCCAGCTGGTGGAGGACCAAGGCTTCCTGGACACCCTCAAGGATCTCATCTCAGACTCCAACCCCATG GTCGTGGCCAATGCTGTGGCTGCCCTCTCAGAGATAGCCGAGTCTCACCCAAGCAGTAACCTCTTGGACCTCAACCCACAATCGATCAACAAGCTGTTGACAGCCTTGAATGAGTGCACAGAGTGGGGGCAGATCTTTATCTTGGACTGCCTGGCTAACTACATGCCCAAAGATGACCGAGAAGCCCAGAG CATCTGCGAGCGTGTGACCCCCCGGCTCTCTCATGCCAACTCAGCCGTGGTACTGTCAGCGGTGAAGGTGCTGATGAAATTTATGGAGATGCTCTCAAAGGACCTGGACTACTATGGCACACTCCTTAAGAAGCTGGCGCCTCCCCTGGTCACCCTGCTGTCAGCGGAACCGGAGCTGCAGTACGTGGCCCTGCGCAACATCAACCTCATCGTGCAGAAAAG GCCTGAGATTCTGAAACATGAGATGAAGGTCTTTTTCGTCAAGTACAATGATCCCATCTATGTAAAGCTAGAAAAATTGGACATCATGATTCGCCTGGCCTCCCAAGCCAACATTGCCCAG GTGCTGGCGGAACTGAAGGAGTATGCCACAGAAGTGGACGTGGACTTTGTGCGCAAGGCCGTCCGCGCCATTGGCCGCTGTGCCATCAAGGTGGAG CAATCTGCAGAGCGCTGTGTGAGCACACTGCTGGACCTGATCCAGACCAAGGTCAACTATGTGGTGCAGGAAGCCATTGTGGTGATCAAGGACATCTTCCGCAAGTACCCCAACAA GTATGAGAGTGTAATTGCCACTCTGTGTGAGAATCTGGACTCCTTGGATGAGCCAGAGGCGCGGGCAGCCATGATCTGGATTGTGGGCGAGTACGCAGAGCGCATCGACAATGCCGATGAGCTGCTGGAGAGCTTCCTGGAAGGCTTTCATGATGAGAGCACCCAG GTCCAGCTCCAGCTGCTGACGGCCATTGTGAAGCTCTTCCTGAAAAAGCCAACCGAGACCCAGGAACTGGTGCAGCAAGTCCTCAGCCTGGCTACCCAG GACTCTGATAACCCTGATCTACGGGACCGAGGCTACATCTATTGGCGCCTGCTCTCCACAGACCCCGTGGCGGCGAAGGAGGTGGTCCTGGCTGAGAAGCCACTGATCTCAGAGGAGACCGACCTCATTGAACCCACGCTCCTCGATGAACTCATCTGTTATATTGGCACACTAGCCTCAGTCTACCACAAGCCCCCCAGTGCCTTTGTGGAGGGCAGTCGGGGAGTGGTGCATAAGAGCCTGCCTCCACGCACAGGCTC GAGTGAGAGTGCTGAGAGCCCTGAGGCTGCCCCAACCAGTGCACCTTCCGGGGAGCAGCCAGCTGTCATTCCTGCCCAAGGCGACCTCCTCGGGGACCTGCTCAACCTGGACCTGGGCCCCCCTGTCAGCGGGCCCCCACTGACCACAGCCCCTGTCCAGATGGGGGCTGTGGACCTGCTGGGGGGAGGCCTGGACAGCCTG aTGGGTGGCACCAATTTTGCTGCCCCTCCCACGGGAACATTGCCGGCCAACTTGGGGGCCCCGATTGGCGGTGGCTTGGGTGACCTCTTTGACCTGACCAGCGGAGTAGGATCACTGTCAGGCTCCTATGTGGCCCCAAAAGCA GTCTGGCTCCCTGCTATGAAAGCCAAAGGCCTAGAGATCTCAGGGACCTTCACCCGCCAGGTGGGCTCCATCTCCATGGACCTCTTGTTGACCAACAAGGCCCTGCAGGTCATGTCTGATTTTGCCATCCAGTTCAACCGCAACAG CTTTGGCCTGGCCCCTGCAGCTCCCCTCCAGGTCCATGCCCCTCTCAGTCCTAACCAGACAGTGGAGATCTCCCTCCCCCTGAACACCGTGGGCTCAGTCATGAAGATGGATCCTTTGAACAATCTCCAG GTGGCCGTGAAAAACAACATTGATGTGTTCTACTTCAGCACCTTGTACCCACTGCACATCCTCTTTGTGGAAGACGGAAAGATGG AGCGGCAGATGTTCCTGGCCACATGGAAGGACATTCCCAATGAGAATGAGGCCCAGTTCCAGATCAAAGACTGCTCCCTCAATGCAG AGGCCGtgagcagcagactgcaggccaGCAACATCTTTACCATTGCCAAGAGGAACGTGGAGGGTCAGGACATGCTGTACCAGTCCCTGAAGCTGAGCAACGGCATCTGGGTCCTGGCCGAGCTTCGCATCCAGCCTGGCAACCCCAGCTTCACG CTGTCCCTAAAGTGCCGAGCCCCAGAGGTATCTCAGCATGTCTACCAGGCCTACGAAACCATCCTCAAGAACTGA